In a genomic window of Tachysurus vachellii isolate PV-2020 chromosome 13, HZAU_Pvac_v1, whole genome shotgun sequence:
- the irf2b gene encoding interferon regulatory factor 2 isoform X1 encodes MLLSDDTATMPVERMRMRPWLEEQINSCKIPGLKWVNREKKIFQIPWMHAARHGWDVEKDAPLFRNWAIHTGKYQPGVDKPDPKTWKANFRCAMNSLPDIEEVKDKSIKKGTNAFRVYKMLSATERQSKRGKKRPDKDIKVKEEQQCTVSSAWESTNGSTRTAGAAGARTVKQEVDHTGTEREAGSRSPSEDHLIIPDVCQTIEVVTENEEQAVSSTHSYPLQISPMSSYGESDTDSVQSEDDSKEHMRALVWDHHVEAKPALDTSTMRTSLPSMSTFIAKPNFRITAVQDTTSTAFHGPYNTGGPWSLLTTPHSPSQPPAASSKPPVHEKRASVIMKTSDVSKSVKSY; translated from the exons ATGCTGCTAAGCGATGATACT gCCACTATGCCCGTGGAGAGGATGCGTATGCGACCATGGCTGGAGGAACAGATAAACTCGTGTAAAATACCAGGACTTAAATGGGTTAATAGG gaaaagaaaatctttcAGATTCCGTGGATGCATGCTGCACGGCATGGCTGGGATGTGGAGAAAGATGCACCTCTGTTTCGAAACTGGGCCATACACACAG gCAAATACCAACCCGGGGTGGACAAGCCTGACCCCAAAACATGGAAGGCAAACTTTCGCTGTGCTATGAACTCCCTGCCTGACATTGAGGAGGTGAAAGATAAAAGCATCAAAAAAGGAACAAATGCCTTTAGGGTTTACAAGATGCTGTCGGCAACAGAAAGACAGTCAAAGAGAG GTAAGAAGAGACCAGATAAAGACATAAAAGTAAAG gagGAGCAGCAGTGCACTGTTTCCTCTGCCTGGGAGAGTACCAATGGCTCCACAAGGACTGCAGGAGCTGCAGGAGCACGAACAGTCAAACAGGAAGTAGATCACACTGGCACAGAAAGAG AAGCTGGAAGTCGCAGTCCTTCCGAAGACCATCTGATAATCCCGGACGTGTGTCAGACCATTGAAGTGGTGACAGAGAACGAGGAGCAGGCCGTGAGCTCCACCCACTCCTACCCCCTTCAGATCTCTCCAATGTCTTCATACGGAG AGAGCGACACTGACAGCGTGCAAAGCGAAGATGACTCCAAAGAG CATATGCGAGCACTTGTATGGGATCATCATGTAGAGGCAAAGCCAGCCTTGGACACCTCCACGATGCGGACATCTTTACCCAGCATGTCCACTTTCATCGCTAAGCCCAACTTCAGGATTACAGCTGTCCAGGACACCACGTCCACTGCCTTTCATGGCCCCTATAACACCGGGGGACCATGGAGCCTCTTGACCACACCTCACTCTCCATCACAACCCCCAGCAGCTTCCAGCAAACCTCCTGTCCACGAAAAACGGGCCAGTGTCATCATGAAAACCTCAGACGTATCAAAATCTGTCAAGAGTTACTAA
- the irf2b gene encoding interferon regulatory factor 2 isoform X2, protein MPVERMRMRPWLEEQINSCKIPGLKWVNREKKIFQIPWMHAARHGWDVEKDAPLFRNWAIHTGKYQPGVDKPDPKTWKANFRCAMNSLPDIEEVKDKSIKKGTNAFRVYKMLSATERQSKRGKKRPDKDIKVKEEQQCTVSSAWESTNGSTRTAGAAGARTVKQEVDHTGTEREAGSRSPSEDHLIIPDVCQTIEVVTENEEQAVSSTHSYPLQISPMSSYGESDTDSVQSEDDSKEHMRALVWDHHVEAKPALDTSTMRTSLPSMSTFIAKPNFRITAVQDTTSTAFHGPYNTGGPWSLLTTPHSPSQPPAASSKPPVHEKRASVIMKTSDVSKSVKSY, encoded by the exons ATGCCCGTGGAGAGGATGCGTATGCGACCATGGCTGGAGGAACAGATAAACTCGTGTAAAATACCAGGACTTAAATGGGTTAATAGG gaaaagaaaatctttcAGATTCCGTGGATGCATGCTGCACGGCATGGCTGGGATGTGGAGAAAGATGCACCTCTGTTTCGAAACTGGGCCATACACACAG gCAAATACCAACCCGGGGTGGACAAGCCTGACCCCAAAACATGGAAGGCAAACTTTCGCTGTGCTATGAACTCCCTGCCTGACATTGAGGAGGTGAAAGATAAAAGCATCAAAAAAGGAACAAATGCCTTTAGGGTTTACAAGATGCTGTCGGCAACAGAAAGACAGTCAAAGAGAG GTAAGAAGAGACCAGATAAAGACATAAAAGTAAAG gagGAGCAGCAGTGCACTGTTTCCTCTGCCTGGGAGAGTACCAATGGCTCCACAAGGACTGCAGGAGCTGCAGGAGCACGAACAGTCAAACAGGAAGTAGATCACACTGGCACAGAAAGAG AAGCTGGAAGTCGCAGTCCTTCCGAAGACCATCTGATAATCCCGGACGTGTGTCAGACCATTGAAGTGGTGACAGAGAACGAGGAGCAGGCCGTGAGCTCCACCCACTCCTACCCCCTTCAGATCTCTCCAATGTCTTCATACGGAG AGAGCGACACTGACAGCGTGCAAAGCGAAGATGACTCCAAAGAG CATATGCGAGCACTTGTATGGGATCATCATGTAGAGGCAAAGCCAGCCTTGGACACCTCCACGATGCGGACATCTTTACCCAGCATGTCCACTTTCATCGCTAAGCCCAACTTCAGGATTACAGCTGTCCAGGACACCACGTCCACTGCCTTTCATGGCCCCTATAACACCGGGGGACCATGGAGCCTCTTGACCACACCTCACTCTCCATCACAACCCCCAGCAGCTTCCAGCAAACCTCCTGTCCACGAAAAACGGGCCAGTGTCATCATGAAAACCTCAGACGTATCAAAATCTGTCAAGAGTTACTAA